In a genomic window of Candidatus Thiothrix sulfatifontis:
- a CDS encoding O-antigen ligase family protein: MRTVILGLFALHFIFLAYLNNVYLAGLPMRSFLILLAGGLVIMLDYGTLFRIGLVSKVYALLAMLGLLVSLANNVPFSSIVNGELKLLQSYLMVLVAFFVVEQYGFRMLAYLVIGIALPSALVGIMQGLEVQFAWKLHGILMGIQNKELSDEIQSQITEALLRPPGLSLYAIPQTYMLLGALILNLYLVLQNRDNPRLQAIALVVSMVLIGGIFASETRSAMGAALLMPALIYLILFPARVLPIAGLLVLLGGVAAVLLADKAGLDSRLVSLDDASAVGRSTLYKYGTELFLQQPFGYGFNFDTVDYAVNYFINDNNLFRYEPNEKAHYIVPVHNSILNLVHTFGFAGVLLLGYYVYRLIGWRWYRAVFIFGAFVNSIFHNAGILSNDLFMDIGIAVMVYELYRQRTTSIAPVKFNLAQR, encoded by the coding sequence ATGCGTACTGTCATTTTGGGCTTGTTCGCCCTGCATTTCATTTTCTTGGCTTACCTGAATAATGTGTACCTCGCCGGTTTGCCGATGCGCTCGTTTCTGATTTTGCTGGCGGGTGGTTTGGTGATCATGCTGGATTATGGAACCCTGTTTCGCATAGGGTTGGTGAGCAAGGTGTATGCATTGCTGGCGATGCTGGGTTTGCTGGTGTCGTTAGCCAATAACGTACCATTCAGCAGTATTGTCAATGGCGAGTTGAAATTGCTGCAATCTTACTTGATGGTGCTCGTGGCTTTTTTTGTGGTGGAACAATACGGATTTCGGATGCTGGCTTATTTGGTGATCGGGATTGCACTGCCATCGGCTTTGGTGGGGATTATGCAGGGCTTGGAGGTGCAGTTTGCTTGGAAATTGCACGGCATCTTGATGGGGATTCAGAACAAAGAATTGAGTGATGAAATTCAGTCACAAATTACCGAAGCCTTGCTGCGTCCGCCGGGCTTGAGTTTGTATGCGATTCCGCAAACTTACATGCTCTTGGGTGCGTTGATTTTGAATTTGTATCTGGTGCTGCAAAACCGCGATAACCCACGGCTACAAGCGATTGCCCTAGTAGTAAGTATGGTACTGATTGGTGGAATTTTTGCGTCAGAAACCCGCTCGGCGATGGGGGCGGCGTTATTAATGCCTGCACTGATTTACCTGATCTTATTTCCAGCGCGGGTGTTGCCGATTGCGGGTTTGCTGGTCTTGTTGGGTGGGGTTGCCGCCGTGTTACTGGCAGACAAAGCAGGCTTGGATTCGCGGCTGGTCAGCTTGGATGATGCTTCCGCCGTGGGGCGTAGCACGCTCTATAAATACGGCACGGAATTATTCTTGCAACAGCCGTTCGGTTACGGGTTTAATTTTGATACGGTGGACTATGCGGTGAATTATTTTATTAACGATAATAACCTGTTCCGCTACGAACCGAATGAAAAAGCGCATTACATTGTGCCGGTACACAATTCCATTCTGAATTTGGTGCATACCTTTGGGTTTGCGGGGGTGTTGCTGCTGGGCTATTACGTTTACCGACTCATCGGTTGGCGTTGGTATCGGGCAGTGTTTATTTTTGGCGCATTTGTAAACTCCATTTTTCACAATGCGGGCATTCTGAGCAACGACCTGTTTATGGATATTGGAATCGCGGTAATGGTATACGAATTGTACCGCCAGCGTACAACCAGCATCGCGCCCGTTAAGTTTAATCTAGCGCAAAGGTGA
- a CDS encoding polysaccharide deacetylase family protein, with the protein MERLINALMPILLIGCLVLPVSKVFAADAGIVLTFDDTSVDQWYDFFAERNDVKATFFVSHWHTLSSPQIEKLRSLQNKGNEIGCHSYDHIPIHHAPYLSEPANAPLYLAQQVLPAIANMQAAGFYPQSFAYPNGRHNAAYDDALRPYLPYLRATTPNTGQSLSTLNELYHTSSSRYGFLSGDGIDSSYQHELPEITAAMQRAKDRGEILTLYAHRILPAGETHAYGTPASKLNAVIEQAKALGLRFYTFQEAYKVGNRSGAVSSTVAPSNAAISATVDGDRVRIQWDNTPTDFIGIVPANQTEWQTGMAGATADGSAAGKLGITLANAPRGQAYVAILYRNTAKVGVSAPFNW; encoded by the coding sequence ATGGAACGCCTAATCAATGCATTAATGCCAATTTTATTAATAGGCTGTTTGGTATTACCTGTTTCTAAAGTGTTTGCTGCTGATGCAGGTATTGTTTTAACCTTTGACGATACCTCAGTCGATCAATGGTATGATTTTTTCGCTGAACGTAATGATGTCAAAGCGACATTTTTTGTGAGTCACTGGCATACCTTATCCAGCCCTCAAATTGAAAAGCTGCGTAGCTTGCAAAACAAAGGCAATGAAATCGGTTGCCACAGCTATGACCATATCCCGATTCATCATGCCCCGTATTTATCTGAACCCGCGAATGCGCCGCTCTACCTGGCGCAGCAAGTGTTACCCGCCATCGCCAATATGCAGGCGGCAGGGTTTTATCCGCAGAGTTTTGCCTACCCGAATGGACGACACAATGCCGCGTATGATGACGCGCTGCGCCCTTACCTGCCGTACTTGCGGGCAACCACCCCCAATACCGGGCAATCCTTATCCACCTTGAATGAGCTTTACCACACCAGCAGCAGCCGTTACGGTTTCCTCTCCGGCGATGGTATCGACAGCAGCTACCAACACGAATTGCCCGAAATCACCGCCGCCATGCAACGCGCCAAAGATCGTGGTGAAATTCTCACCCTGTACGCCCACCGCATTTTACCCGCTGGTGAAACCCACGCTTACGGCACACCCGCCAGCAAATTGAATGCCGTGATTGAGCAAGCCAAAGCCTTGGGCTTACGGTTTTACACCTTCCAAGAAGCCTATAAAGTCGGCAATCGCAGTGGCGCAGTTAGCAGCACTGTTGCCCCCAGCAACGCCGCCATCAGCGCGACAGTAGATGGCGACCGTGTGCGCATTCAATGGGACAACACCCCCACCGATTTTATCGGCATCGTCCCCGCCAACCAAACCGAGTGGCAAACAGGCATGGCGGGCGCAACTGCCGATGGCAGCGCTGCCGGTAAACTAGGCATCACCCTTGCCAACGCACCACGCGGGCAAGCGTATGTCGCCATCCTCTACCGCAACACCGCCAAAGTAGGCGTTTCCGCCCCGTTTAATTGGTAA
- a CDS encoding class I SAM-dependent methyltransferase: protein MKQSVKRLAKQWLLPVPNALRKNQIKPDPAGLAHIEQAIRTHYHQDWRSEAHYSPEKYQEDLQAHLSERLENDRRLIVPWLNKAKPLRGQRILEIGCGTGSSTIALAEQGAQVTGIDIDQGALKVARERAAVYGVSADFQSINANQLLNTFGKGTFDSIIFFASLEHMTLTERLASLRDAWQMLPLGGSLVIIETPNRLWFFDSHTSRLPFFNWLPDKLAFRYSKFSPRENFRELYRQYTPESAEHFLRRGRGMSFHELDIAIGEVQKLKVVSSISSFLGMRYRLKQSAIDREYKNLLGKIYPDIHPGFFDDHLYLIIEKT from the coding sequence ATGAAACAGTCTGTTAAGCGCCTTGCCAAGCAATGGTTATTGCCCGTGCCGAACGCCTTACGCAAGAACCAGATCAAACCCGACCCCGCTGGATTGGCGCACATCGAACAGGCTATCCGCACCCATTATCACCAAGATTGGCGCAGCGAAGCACATTATTCCCCTGAAAAATACCAAGAAGATTTGCAAGCGCATTTATCCGAACGGCTGGAAAACGACCGACGTTTGATTGTACCGTGGTTGAATAAAGCCAAACCGTTACGCGGGCAGCGCATTCTGGAAATCGGTTGCGGCACAGGTTCATCGACCATCGCTTTAGCCGAGCAAGGGGCGCAAGTTACCGGCATCGACATTGACCAAGGCGCACTAAAAGTGGCGCGTGAACGGGCGGCGGTGTACGGGGTTTCCGCCGACTTTCAAAGCATCAATGCCAATCAATTGCTGAATACTTTCGGTAAAGGCACTTTTGACAGCATTATCTTCTTTGCCTCGTTGGAACACATGACTTTGACGGAACGGCTGGCGTCGCTGCGGGATGCGTGGCAGATGTTGCCGCTGGGTGGTTCGCTGGTGATTATTGAAACGCCGAATCGCTTGTGGTTTTTTGATAGCCATACCTCGCGCTTACCGTTTTTTAACTGGTTGCCGGATAAGCTGGCGTTTCGTTATTCAAAATTTAGCCCGCGTGAAAATTTCCGCGAATTGTATCGGCAATACACACCCGAATCCGCCGAGCACTTTTTACGGCGTGGGCGCGGCATGAGTTTTCATGAGCTGGATATTGCGATTGGGGAGGTGCAAAAGCTCAAGGTGGTAAGCAGCATTTCTTCATTTCTGGGGATGCGTTATCGGCTGAAACAATCCGCCATCGACCGCGAATACAAAAACCTGCTTGGTAAAATTTACCCGGATATTCACCCCGGTTTTTTCGACGATCATTTGTATTTGATCATCGAAAAAACCTGA
- a CDS encoding RtcB family protein codes for MPISFMLNKGKVPVKIFTDDVDSGSLTQLGNLSQLPFIHSHIAAMPDVHHGIGATVGSVIPTRGAIIPAAVGVDIGCGMNAVRLSLKAHDLPDNLYSIRSAIEQRVPTGFDEHERPSINGSTLNNMGKHLDVITDKHPGLVKMLKNFHRQWGKQLGTLGGGNHFIELCIDESDDVWVMLHSGSRGVGNAIGRYFIEKAKKDVGRELGQLPDKDLAYFTEGTKHFDDYVEAVGWAQDYALVNRREMMRLVLDALQRSKALPTFTTTREAINCHHNYVQKETHFGAEVYLTRKGAISAQLGQLGIIPGSMGAKSYIVRGLGNEQSFCSCSHGAGRRMSRTEAKRRFNTLDLEAQTKGIECRKDKGVVDEIPGAYKDIDAVMQNQTDLVEVVHTLKQVICVKG; via the coding sequence ATGCCTATCAGTTTTATGCTCAATAAGGGCAAAGTGCCGGTCAAGATTTTTACTGACGATGTGGATAGCGGCTCGCTGACACAGTTGGGAAACCTGTCGCAACTGCCCTTCATCCACAGCCACATTGCGGCGATGCCAGACGTGCATCACGGCATTGGTGCGACCGTGGGTTCGGTGATTCCCACCCGTGGCGCGATTATTCCCGCTGCTGTCGGCGTGGATATTGGTTGTGGAATGAACGCGGTACGTTTATCGCTCAAAGCCCACGACTTGCCCGACAACTTGTACAGCATTCGCAGCGCGATTGAACAGCGCGTACCCACGGGTTTCGACGAACACGAACGCCCCAGCATCAACGGTTCGACGCTCAATAATATGGGTAAGCATCTGGATGTTATTACCGACAAGCACCCCGGACTGGTGAAAATGTTGAAAAACTTTCACCGTCAATGGGGCAAGCAACTCGGCACACTCGGTGGTGGCAATCATTTTATCGAGCTGTGCATCGACGAAAGTGACGACGTGTGGGTGATGCTGCATTCCGGCAGTCGCGGGGTCGGCAATGCCATCGGGCGTTATTTCATCGAAAAGGCCAAAAAGGATGTGGGGCGAGAACTCGGTCAATTGCCCGACAAAGACCTCGCCTACTTCACCGAAGGCACAAAGCATTTCGATGATTACGTGGAAGCGGTCGGTTGGGCGCAGGATTACGCCCTGGTCAATCGTCGCGAAATGATGCGCTTGGTATTGGATGCGTTGCAACGCAGCAAAGCCTTGCCCACCTTCACCACCACCCGCGAAGCGATCAACTGCCACCACAATTACGTGCAAAAGGAAACGCACTTCGGCGCGGAAGTCTACCTGACCCGCAAAGGCGCAATCAGTGCGCAGTTGGGGCAGCTCGGCATTATTCCCGGCAGCATGGGCGCGAAATCGTACATCGTGCGCGGCTTGGGCAACGAACAATCGTTCTGCTCCTGTTCACACGGCGCGGGGCGACGCATGAGCCGCACCGAAGCCAAACGGCGTTTCAACACCCTCGATCTGGAAGCCCAGACCAAGGGCATCGAATGCCGCAAGGACAAAGGCGTGGTCGATGAAATTCCCGGCGCGTACAAAGACATCGACGCGGTAATGCAGAACCAAACCGATCTGGTCGAGGTCGTACATACGTTGAAACAAGTCATTTGCGTGAAAGGTTAG
- the mog gene encoding molybdopterin adenylyltransferase — protein MTQAIARIGILTVSDRASRGEYEDKGGPAIHAWFSRVLTSPWEAVARVIPDEQPEIEAALRELSDVAGCSLIVTTGGTGPALRDVTPEATEAVCSKLMPGFGELMRTASLLVVPTAILSRQTAGIRGRSLIVNLPGKPSAIDDCLQAVFPAIPYCLDLIEAAYLEADPEQCKAFRPAHAKPR, from the coding sequence ATGACACAAGCCATCGCACGTATTGGTATTTTAACCGTTTCCGACCGCGCTAGTCGCGGCGAATACGAGGACAAAGGCGGCCCGGCGATTCATGCGTGGTTTAGCCGGGTCTTGACCAGCCCGTGGGAAGCGGTGGCGCGGGTGATTCCTGACGAACAGCCAGAAATTGAAGCGGCATTGCGTGAACTTAGCGATGTGGCAGGGTGTAGCCTGATTGTGACGACTGGCGGCACGGGGCCTGCGTTACGTGATGTTACCCCGGAAGCGACCGAGGCGGTGTGCAGCAAGCTAATGCCCGGTTTCGGTGAGTTAATGCGCACGGCTTCGCTGCTTGTTGTGCCAACAGCGATTTTGTCACGGCAAACGGCGGGTATTCGCGGGCGCAGTTTGATCGTGAATTTGCCGGGTAAACCGTCAGCGATTGATGATTGCTTGCAAGCGGTATTCCCGGCAATTCCGTATTGCTTGGATTTGATTGAAGCGGCGTATCTGGAAGCTGACCCGGAACAGTGCAAAGCGTTTCGCCCGGCCCATGCCAAACCACGCTAG
- a CDS encoding SDR family oxidoreductase: MPTIMITGANRGIGLELVRQYAADGWHVLAGCRSPENAHDLNKLAAASAGKVAVYLLDVTNAAQRTALAAQLNDQPIDILFNSAGVSGSWSTQGFGQCQADEWLDVLNINVITPMLMMQDFAANVALSERKIIANMSSKMGSITDNTSGGSYIYRSSKAALNMVNKSAAHDLARKGISVVLLHPGWVRTDMGGPNGELSVEESVTALKRNLATVTLADSGRLIDIDGSTIAW; this comes from the coding sequence ATGCCTACAATTATGATTACAGGTGCCAATCGCGGCATTGGTTTGGAACTGGTTCGTCAATACGCTGCGGATGGCTGGCATGTTTTGGCTGGTTGCCGTTCCCCCGAAAATGCGCACGATTTGAATAAATTGGCTGCTGCATCTGCGGGTAAAGTCGCAGTGTATTTGCTGGATGTTACCAACGCTGCCCAGCGCACGGCACTGGCGGCGCAACTCAACGATCAGCCCATCGACATTCTGTTCAACAGTGCGGGCGTATCGGGCAGTTGGAGCACGCAAGGTTTCGGGCAATGCCAAGCCGATGAATGGTTGGATGTGTTGAATATCAACGTCATTACCCCGATGCTGATGATGCAAGATTTTGCCGCCAATGTTGCCCTAAGCGAGCGCAAAATCATTGCCAATATGAGCAGCAAAATGGGCAGTATTACCGACAATACGTCGGGTGGCAGTTACATCTACCGCTCCAGCAAAGCCGCGTTGAATATGGTCAATAAAAGTGCGGCGCACGATTTGGCGCGTAAAGGCATTAGCGTGGTATTGCTGCATCCGGGTTGGGTGCGCACCGACATGGGCGGCCCCAACGGTGAGCTGTCGGTGGAAGAATCTGTTACCGCGTTGAAACGCAATTTGGCAACCGTGACTTTGGCGGATTCGGGGCGTTTGATTGATATTGATGGCAGTACCATCGCGTGGTAG
- a CDS encoding PKD domain-containing protein has protein sequence MKISHILPALVAGTLLSACGGGTTTSSTTTGSNTSTSIVSSNTTNTALAEASSVYTGSRSLALLDTVSSMAFVNLVLGTENINDNITAPRPAEASTPPATATTAQLNWLQSQRVLSALAAQHITAQHYQARSVTESDTCPGGGSATVTGDVDDTTLTGTLQVTYNQCKSENVVTNGSAMLVIHSVNIAYLEPTAFTLSMKGLSIRVDDVPYTVTGTLRTDVNMTTGQGTLLANQFQRNLSTGKQQLAETVKMLVSSDGYTDISGKFCEGVQGCVNVTTVKPLLFATDGVPLEGELALTGAANSKVQVIAQGYDTSTPPQRKLQVNLDSNGDGVYESPSIRNESVLKNYAVTANTAPTAIATLPLAMPLGVPVVLDASKTTDPDGDFLTYQWTLEAAPTDSLAALIAADSITANFTPDKQGSYTVSLKVTDAFSNTHVTSSTLTVLAAANPLSSNALDAAYNDETEQLITVSSQPRNALNIINPSSGRQRAVALPAVPTSLAISADGETAVVGHDGALTYVDLIDAEILEVHDNLGFQVFDIALSNDGKAYVTPPASASWSYLYVIDLASGNVQEDSGTQRLFGGAHLQLVPGLKAAYTLDTSFVKNDLNRYDTSAAQPRWLYDSPYAGQHDVGAVNSNLWRTDDGMYLLTAGGSLFQTAAQAEADMRYQRSLADDDGNSATYLLHADHSQKAAKFVAIEAAADSYRFKTYTTPLLNLDNSLTLQGLSIDGSSAAVKPRFVFFNAEGTERYSVLEQSGKSYVMAF, from the coding sequence ATGAAAATATCGCACATCTTGCCTGCATTGGTGGCAGGCACACTGTTAAGCGCGTGCGGCGGTGGCACGACCACTTCCAGCACCACCACGGGCAGCAACACAAGTACCAGCATTGTTAGCAGCAATACCACAAATACTGCATTGGCAGAGGCGAGCAGCGTTTACACCGGCAGCCGTTCCTTGGCCTTGCTGGATACTGTCAGCAGCATGGCGTTTGTGAATTTGGTGTTAGGCACCGAAAATATTAATGACAATATTACCGCGCCACGCCCGGCAGAAGCCAGCACGCCCCCGGCGACGGCTACTACTGCGCAACTCAATTGGCTGCAATCTCAACGTGTATTGTCTGCACTGGCCGCCCAACACATTACCGCGCAACACTACCAAGCTCGCTCTGTGACTGAGAGCGATACCTGTCCCGGTGGCGGCAGCGCTACTGTGACTGGCGACGTGGATGACACCACCTTAACCGGCACCTTGCAAGTGACCTACAACCAATGCAAGAGCGAAAATGTCGTCACCAATGGCAGCGCAATGCTGGTTATCCACAGCGTTAATATTGCGTATTTAGAGCCCACCGCCTTCACCCTCAGCATGAAAGGCTTAAGCATTCGTGTCGACGATGTGCCTTACACGGTCACGGGCACGTTACGAACCGATGTCAACATGACCACCGGGCAGGGCACTTTGCTGGCAAATCAATTCCAACGCAATCTCAGCACGGGTAAACAGCAACTCGCCGAAACCGTAAAAATGCTGGTGTCAAGCGACGGCTATACCGACATCAGCGGTAAATTCTGCGAGGGTGTGCAAGGTTGTGTCAATGTTACCACCGTAAAACCGCTGCTGTTTGCGACCGATGGCGTTCCCCTCGAAGGTGAACTCGCCCTGACGGGTGCCGCCAACAGCAAAGTCCAAGTGATTGCACAAGGTTACGACACGTCCACCCCGCCACAGCGCAAATTACAAGTGAATTTGGACAGCAATGGCGATGGCGTGTACGAATCTCCGTCGATCCGCAACGAATCGGTACTGAAAAACTACGCCGTCACCGCCAATACCGCCCCCACCGCGATTGCCACCTTGCCGCTTGCCATGCCATTGGGCGTACCCGTTGTATTAGACGCCAGCAAAACCACCGACCCCGACGGCGATTTCCTCACCTACCAATGGACGCTGGAAGCCGCGCCAACCGATAGCCTGGCCGCGCTGATCGCCGCTGACAGCATCACCGCCAATTTCACCCCCGACAAACAAGGCTCCTACACCGTCAGCCTGAAAGTGACCGACGCATTCAGCAATACCCACGTGACCAGCAGCACCTTGACGGTGCTGGCAGCGGCTAACCCCTTGAGCAGTAATGCACTGGATGCTGCTTACAACGATGAGACGGAACAATTGATCACTGTCAGTAGCCAACCCCGCAACGCGCTAAACATCATTAACCCTAGCAGTGGTAGGCAGCGAGCCGTGGCATTACCAGCGGTGCCGACTAGCCTCGCGATCAGTGCGGATGGTGAAACCGCCGTGGTCGGGCATGACGGTGCGCTGACTTACGTTGATTTAATCGACGCTGAAATTTTAGAGGTTCACGACAATCTGGGTTTTCAAGTATTTGATATTGCTCTCAGCAATGATGGCAAGGCTTACGTGACACCCCCGGCGAGTGCGTCGTGGAGCTATTTGTACGTGATTGATCTTGCCAGCGGCAACGTGCAAGAAGACAGCGGCACACAACGCCTGTTTGGGGGCGCACATCTGCAATTGGTGCCGGGTTTGAAAGCCGCCTATACCTTGGATACCAGTTTTGTGAAAAATGATTTGAACCGCTACGACACCAGCGCTGCGCAACCGCGCTGGTTGTATGACTCGCCATACGCCGGTCAGCATGACGTCGGTGCTGTCAATAGCAATTTGTGGCGCACAGATGATGGCATGTATTTGCTGACTGCTGGCGGCAGCTTATTCCAAACCGCCGCGCAAGCTGAAGCGGATATGCGGTACCAACGTAGCTTGGCGGATGATGACGGCAATTCTGCCACGTATTTATTGCACGCTGACCATTCGCAAAAAGCAGCCAAGTTTGTGGCGATTGAAGCGGCGGCGGATAGCTACCGCTTCAAGACGTACACTACACCGTTGCTGAATCTTGACAACAGCTTGACGCTGCAAGGCTTGAGCATTGATGGCAGCAGCGCGGCGGTTAAACCACGCTTTGTGTTTTTCAATGCGGAGGGGACAGAGCGTTATAGCGTGCTGGAGCAGAGTGGTAAGAGTTACGTGATGGCGTTTTAA